A region from the Falco rusticolus isolate bFalRus1 chromosome 4, bFalRus1.pri, whole genome shotgun sequence genome encodes:
- the ACVR2B gene encoding activin receptor type-2B translates to MIASWLTFALLCGTFCAGPGHGEAETRECIYYNANWELEKTNQSGVERCEGEKDKRLHCYASWRNNSGSIELVKKGCWLDDFNCYDRQECVATEENPQVFFCCCEGNYCNEKFTHLPEVTGPEVIYEPPPPTPSLLNILVYSLLPIAVLSMAILLAFWMYRHRKPPYGHVDINEDPGPPPPSPLVGLKPLQLLEIKARGRFGCVWKAQLMNDYVAVKIFPIQDKQSWQSEREIFNTPGMKHENLLQFIAAEKRGTNLETELWLITAFHDKGSLTDYLKGNIISWNELCHVAETMARGLSYLHEDVPWCKGEGHKPAIAHRDFKSKNVLLKNDLTAVLADFGLAVRFEPGKPPGDTHGQVGTRRYMAPEVLEGAINFQRDAFLRIDMYAMGLVLWELVSRCRAVDGPVDEYMLPFEEEIGQHPSLEDLQEVVVHKKMRPVFKDHWLKHPGLAQLCVTIEECWDHDAEARLSAGCVEERIAQIRKSVNGTTSDCLVSIVTSVTNVDLPPKESSI, encoded by the exons GACCAGGCCATGGAGAGGCTGAGACAAGGGAATGCATTTACTACAATGCCAACTGGGAGCTGGAAAAGACCAACCAGAGTGGCGTGGAGCGCTGCGAGGGGGAGAAGGACAAGCGGCTCCACTGCTACGCCTCCTGGAGAAACAACTCGGGCTCCATCGAGCTGGTGAAGAAAGGCTGCTGGTTAGATGACTTCAACTGTTATGACAG GCAGGAATGCGTagccacagaagaaaaccctcaagtgtttttctgctgctgcgAGGGCAACTATTGCAATGAGAAATTTACCCATTTGCCTGAAGTCACTGGCCCAGAAG TTATATACGAGCCACCGCCACCAACGCCCTCCCTGCTCAACATCTTGGTATACTCGCTGCTCCCCATTGCTGTCCTCTCCATGGCCATCCTCTTGGCCTTCTGGATGTACCGTCACCGCAAGCCTCCCTACGGGCATGTCGACATTAACGAG GACCCTGGCCCGCCACCGCCTTCTCCCCTGGTTGGCCTAAAGCCTCTGCAGCTCTTGGAGATCAAGGCGAGGGGCCGCTTTGGCTGCGTGTGGAAGGCTCAGCTGATGAATGACTACGTAGCAGTGAAAATCTTCCCTATTCAG GATAAGCAATCTTGGCAAAGCGAGAGGGAGATTTTCAATACGCCTGGCATGAAGCATGAAAACCTTTTGCAATTTATCGCAGCAGAGAAAAGAGGGACAAACTTAGAGACGGAGCTCTGGCTAATCACAGCTTTCCATGACAAG GGCTCTCTGACGGATTACCTGAAGGGCAATATTATCAGCTGGAATGAGCTCTGCCATGTTGCAGAAACAATGGCCCGTGGCTTGTCCTACCTTCATGAAGATGTCCCTTGGTGCAAAGGTGAAGGACATAAACCTGCTATAGCACACAG GGACTTCAAGAGTAAAAATGTCTTGCTGAAGAACGACTTGACAGCAGTGCTAGCCGATTTTGGACTAGCTGTACGGTTTGAACCTGGAAAGCCTCCAGGGGACACTCATGGACAG gtGGGAACAAGGAGGTATATGGCTCCCGAAGTGTTAGAAGGAGCAATCAACTTCCAACGAGACGCCTTCCTGAGAATAGACATGTATGCAATGGGACTGGTGTTGTGGGAGCTAGTCTCCAGATGCAGAGCAGTTGATG GTCCAGTGGATGAATACATGCTGCCTTTCGAAGAAGAAATAGGTCAGCACCCATCCCTTGAGGACCTGCAAGAAGTGGTGGTTCACAAAAAGATGCGCCCTGTGTTCAAGGATCACTGGCTGAAACACCCT GGCTTGGCGCAGCTCTGTGTGACCATCGAAGAGTGCTGGGACCACGATGCGGAGGCTCGGCTCTCAGCGGGCTGTGTCGAGGAGCGCATTGCGCAGATCCGCAAATCCGTAAACGGCACTACCTCGGACTGCCTCGTCTCCATCGTGACATCCGTCACCAACGTGGACTTACCACCCAAAGAGTCTAGTATCTAA